The Jeotgalibacillus haloalkalitolerans region GGGTCTTGGCAGAAAACGCAAGAAAAAATAAGATTAAATCCGGCGACTGCCGGATTTTTTTAATGTTGATAAATGAATCAGACATGCACCTGCAGGAATTCCGTATGTCTCAGTATGACTGAAGAGATATTTTATGTATTCAATGGAACTATTTCCTGACGGGATTAAGTTCAAAAAAATGATACTATGTAAAAATCCAGTACTAAGTAACGTAAAGCCGGCGATATAAATGAGAAACCTGACCAAATTAAGCACCCCGTATCAGCTTATGCAGCAAATCAGCTAAACATTTCCCAGGAAATGAAAAAGCACCTCTTTTTAAGAGGTGCTCACTTTGTTAACGGTTAGACTTAGGGTTAAATGCATCCTTCAGTCCTTCACCGATAAAGTTGATAGACAGGATTGTTACAGTCAGAATAATGGCTGGCGGCATCCAGATCCATGGCTTATTTGCCAGTACATCTGATTCCTGTGAAGCGGAAAGCATGTTCCCCCAGCTTGGAATTGTCGCAGGTACACCAAATCCTAAATAACTCAGGCCTGACTCAGCAACGATCAGCGTTGCAAATAAAATCGTAGATTGAACGATAATCGTTGATAATACGTTTGGCAACAGGTGTTTAATGATTACTTTAGATGGTTTACATCCAATAGATACTGCAGCAAGGATATATTCGTTTTCCTTCTCGGCAAGAATTTTACTTCTAACGATACGGGCCACGCCTCCCCAGCTTAGTATACTGATTACGACAATCAGGATTGTCAGACCATCCACATAACCACGCAGGATTGCACCAAGTACAATTACGAATACAAGGAATGGGAAGTTAAGAACAAAATCCGTGAAACGCATTAATGCTGAATCAACAAATCCGCCGTAAAACCCTGCAATTGATCCTACAATTGTTCCAAACAATACAACCAGCAATGTACATGACATCCCGACAATCAGTGATACTCGTCCACCGTATAATAGGCGAGTAAAGACATCACGACCGGATTTATCAGTTCCAAGCCAGTGTTCACTGCTTGGTTCTAGTGTCATTTGCATAATATTAACCTTTGTAATATCAGCTGTTGTGATATAAGGTGCTAGAAATGAAACGATAATTACTGTCAGCAGGAAAAAACTGCTTGTCATAGCAAGTTTGTTCCTTAAAAACTTACGTCTGGCGATTGCCCAAGGAGACATATTAATGGTTTTTTCCTGTGACTTGTTTGAATCTGCTGTTACATTGACCATTGAATAATTCCTCCTTTATCAATCCAGACGGATTCTTGGATCAACAACACCATACAAAATATCAGCAATCAGATTTCCAATTAACGTCAGAGCTGAAAGCATCATTGTAATAATCATCAGTGTCGGGTAATCACGGTTTGTCACTGAGTTCAGGAAAAGCTGGCCGATTCCCGGATAAGTGAAGATCGTTTCCGTGATAATTGCACCACTAATGAGTGTTGCAATATCAAAGCCAAGAAATGTAATAAGCGGGATAATCGAGTTACGCATGATATGAACATTATAGATCTTTGATGTTGGTGTTCCTTTTGCACGAGCTGTACGCACAAAATCTTTTCTGCTGTTTTCAATAATGTCATTTCGTAAGAACTGCGTATAACTTGCAGTCGCTAATGCTCCTAAAACAATCGCCGGCATAATTACATGGTGAATTCTGCTTAACCAGTAATCAAAGGTTCCGGGCTGCAGGGTTGGATCGACTGAGCCTGAATAAGGGATCCAGCCAAGGTTGAAGGAGAAGAAATAAATAGCAAATACAGCGGCGATGAATGAAGGTATGGCAAGACCTAGATAATTGAGTCCGCCGATAATATTATCACCAAATGTATAAGGTTTTCTTCCTGCATATATCCCCATTGCAAAGGCTAAAATATACGTAATTACAAGTGATGTAACACCTAAGAATATCGTGTTAGGAAGTCTTTCTGCTACTAAGTCGGCTACAGGTACTTTATATCGTGTTGATTTTCCAAAATCACCTTCTATAAATCCGCCAACCCATCTGAAATACTGTACCGGAATCGGATCATTGTAGCCGAGTCTTTCACGCATTTCTTCTATGTACTGTGGGTCAGTGTTATTCGGATCAATCTCCCCGCTTAGCGAATCTCCCGGCATTGCTTTCGCCAGGAGAAACACTACGAAGGAGATAAGGAGAAGCATTGGAATCATGCCGAGAATACGGCGAATTGTATACTTTAACATAGATACTCTCCTTATCAAGCTTTACTGCAAATAATTATTCAGCGATATACCACTCGTGTGGGCTGTTTTGACCAGAAACGTCGTACTCTACACCTTGTACTCGGTTGCTAAGAGCAGTAATTTCCTCAAGTTCAGCGATGAAGATCATTGGAAGATCTTCAGCAATCATCTTCTGCCATTCAACATAGATGTCTTTACGAGCCTGCTGGTCTTCACCAACAATGTCAAGGTTTAGAGCGTCAGCAAGAAGCTTGTCAGACTCTTCGTTCTTGTAACGAGGGTAGTTCCAGATCTGATCAGATCCCCATAGTGCAGTTGGATCCGGGTCAGCGCCAGTTCCCCAGCCACCGAAGAATGTTTCAATAGAGTCAGCATCTGTTTCGATGTCTTCGTAGTAAAGGTTAACTTCAGACATTTCAAGTTCTGTCTTGATTCCTACAGCTTCCCAGAATTGAACGATTGCCTGAGCACGCGTTTCAAATGTCGGGTTACCAGTATCATAATGAGAGAACTTAGCAACAAATTCTTCACCGTCTGGATCTTCTACAAATCCATCCCCATTTGTATCTTCGTATCCAGCTTCAGCAAGAAGTTCTTTTGCTTTTTCAGGATCATACTCATAAGTTGGAAGGTCTGCAGGGTCTGCAGCAATCCAGTGGTTTGATGGTACAGGACCATTTACTGGTGAACCGTAACCGAAGAAGAATGCATCGATCCAAGATTCACGGTCAATTGCGTGTGCCATTGCTTTACGCAGATTCACATCCGCATACTTGTCTTTGTCTTCAACAATTTCATTTGTTTCAGCATTGAATGTACCAAGCTTAAATCCAATGTAGTAGTAAGAAAGACCTGGGTAAGTTACAACTTCAACATTATCAAGTTCTTCTACTTCAGCAGCGTTTACAGGCTGTAGTGACATCATGTCGATATCGCCATTTCCAAGTGCACCTACTGTAGTAGTGTTATCAATAACCTGAACGTTGATTCCGTCAAGGTTTGGTTCACCCTTCCAGTAATCTTCGAACTTTGTCATTACAACAGCTTCACCAGGAGTGATGCTGTCAACTTTAAATGGTCCAAGACCTACAGGCTTCGTACGAACCTGCTCAGAAGCTGACATTTCAGCTACAGGGATACCTTCAAATTGCGCACGGCTCATTGGGTATGCCCATACATTTACAAGGTTGTTAATACGCGCTTCGTCAAAAGTGATTTCAAGTGTGTAATCGTCAATTACGTTAAGACCAGAAATGCTGTCTGCTTCTCCATCACGGAAAGCAGGTGCACCTTCAATTGTCTGTACGTTTGCATAACGAGAACCATCATAGTCAGGGTTTGCAATTGTTTCAAGTGCGAATACCCAGTCATGTACTGTCAGTTCAACACCATCGTGCCACATTACACCTTCTTCAAAAGTGAACGTGAAAGTTTTGTTATCTTCTGTTTCCCAGCTAGCGATATTTGGCTGTGGAGCAAGATTTTCATCATACTGAATCAGACTCTCGTCAAATAATTCAAGGATGTAAGAATCCGTTACGATTCCGTAGAATGCCCAGTTAAAAAGGCCTTCCGGTGGAGAGTCTATACCATATGTAAGAGTTCCCCCCTGTTGTGGTTCGCCGGTAGCTTCTTCGCCTTCAGCGTTTTCACTGTCTGTACCTTCTTCTGTTTCAGTGTCTGTGTCTGCCGGTTCGCTTGAACTGTCATCTGAACTACACGCTGCTAAAAATGCAGATAGTACTAGAAGAAGAGTAAGCATCAGCAATAGTGACTTCTTTTTCATTTTGTTCCCCCCAAATTGGTTTAATTTCTTAGTAAAGAATGCATGCTACTTGATGACCAGGTTTCACCTCCTTTAAAGTTGGCTTAATTTCAGCACACTCTGCTTTTGCCATCGGACAGCGCGTATGGAACGGGCAGCCTGAAGGCGGATTTGCAGGAGATGGTACGTCACCCTGAAGCACAATACGTTCTTTACGCTTTTTAGGATCCGTCTCCGGAATAGCTGAAATCAATGCCTGGGTATATGGATGAAGCGGCTCAGCGTATAAGCTCTTGTTATCTGCCACTTCTACCATATTGCCAAGATACATAACCCCGATTCTGTCACTCATATGTTTAACAACACTAAGGTCATGGGCAATAAATAAGTAAGTAAGATCAAATTCATCCTGGAGTTCCTTCAGCAGGTTTAATACCTGTGACTGAACAGATACATCAAGTGCAGATACAGGCTCATCGGCTACAATCAGTTTTGGTTTAAGTGCCAGTGCTCTTGCAATCCCGATACGCTGACGCTGTCCGCCTGAGAACTCATGCGCATATTTGTCATATGCTTCAGGTGGAAGACCTACACGTCTTAACAATTCGATGACTTCAGACTTTAATTCTTTTTTACTGACTTTGCGGTAATTACGAATCGGTTCGGAAACGATGTCCCCTACACTTTGTGTCGGGTTCAGAGAAGCGTATGGATCCTGGAAAACCATCTGGAAATCCTGTCTTGCTCTTCTGAGGGCGCCTCCTTTAATTTTCGTAATATCTTTTCCGTCAAAAAGAATTTTTCCGGATGTCGGTGTAAGCAGTCTCAGGATTGTACGGCCGGTTGTTGATTTACCACAGCCTGATTCTCCTACTAGACCCATCGTTTCACCTTTTTTGATCTGAATATTGATATCATCTACGGCTTTAACGTTTCCGATCGTTCTTTTTAGAAACCCGCCTTTGATTGGATAGTAAGTTTTCAGGTTCTGTATATCGAGCAGCACTTCTTTATCAGTTTTAGGCGGTTGAGCGGCTGTCTCTCTCGTTTCTGTCATATTCATCTTTCACCCACCCCTTCAGGCTGTTTGCTGTTCTCATATAAAATGCAGGCTACTTCATGACCCGGCTCATCTTCAGCCAGCAGAGGTGTAATCTTTGTACACTCAGGCATTGCTTTTGGACATCTGTTAGCAAATCTGCATCCTGTCTGAGGCATTTTCTGAATAGAAGGTACAAGACCGTCTATTGTAGCGAGCGTTTCTACTTCTTCATCCATTTTCGGAATCGCATGCATTAATAACTGTGTATAAGGATGCTTAGGATTTTCAAATAGTTCGATGACATCTGTTCTTTCTACTATTTTTCCTGCGTACATAACAATGACCTCGTCACAGATTTCCGAGACGACGCCCAGGTCATGCGTAATCATGATAATAGCCATGTCGTTTACTTCCTGAATATCCTTCAACAGTTCAAGGATCTGAGCCTGAACAGTTACATCAAGTGCAGTAGTCGGCTCATCGGCAATCAGCAGCTTTGGCTGACAGGCAATTGCCATTGCGATCATCACACGCTGTCTCATACCACCTGACAGCTGGTGCGGGTATTCTTCTACTATACTTTCAGGTCTTGGAATCCCAACACTCTTTAAAAGTGCAATACTTTTCTTTCTGGCTTCCTTTTTATCAATCTTTTCATGATTGAGAAGCACTTCTTCTATTTGATAACCGATTGTAAATACCGGGTTAAGAGCAGTCATTGGTTCCTGGAAAATCATCGAGATATCTTTACCGCGAATTTTATTCATCTCGCGTTCTGATAAGTTTTCAAGGTTTCTGCCTTCGAATTTGATTTCTCCTCCTCTGATCTTACCGATTCCCTGAGGAAGAAGCTGCATTACTGACAGTGACATTACACTTTTACCACAGCCGGATTCTCCGACTATTCCGACAATTTTTCTTCTGTCGACCTTCAAGGAAACTTTTTCAACAGCATTATAATAGTTTTTGCCTATTTTAAATCCTGTCTGAAGCTCCTTGATCTCTAAAAGTGGTGTCTCATTCTGTCCTGCCGTTTTTCTAACCATTTGAACACCTCTAATATTTCTTATTTTCAATCAATTTATATTATTTGTATAAAATACTATTACAGATAGATTACAATTTCAACTTGTTTTTTCTAATTCTTTGAAATTACCCCCCCACACCATCCTAGAACCGTTGATTTTAAAGGGTTTTGTCGAAATAAAAAAATTTTAAAAATATTTTCACACTCGAATTAAGGATGTAATATTTACAATACTTTATTATTCAATATACTTTAATAGGTAAAATGAATTATATTACAATAAGGTGCATGAATATTCATTCATATACATATAAAAAAACAGGGCTGCATGACGCAAACCCTGCCTTTGTATACTTTTCTTATTGATAGGTTTTAAATACAATTGTTGCATTATGACCGCCGAATCCCAGGGAATTACTGACTGCTGCCTGTATCTCCTGCTTACGTGCTTCATTAGGAATATAGTCCAGATCGCATTCCGGGTCAGCTTCTTCAAGGTTAATCGTTGGAGGAAGGATACTATTCTTCAATGCAAGAACAGTGAATATCGCTTCCACTCCGCCAGCTGCACCAAGTAAGTGACCTGTCATGGATTTTGTCGAACTGACTGCAAGCTTATATGCATGTTCTCCAAAAACTTCCTTAATGGCCATTGTTTCATATTTATCATTATATGGTGTACTTGTTCCGTGAGCATTAATATATCCGATCTCTTCAGGCTTCATTCCTGCATCTTCCAGTGATTGTCTCATTGCACGGACGCCGCCTTCTCCACCAGGAGCCGGTGCTGTAATGTGATATGCATCGCCAGTAGAACCGTAGCCTGTAATTTCAGCATAAATCTTTGCTCCGCGGGCAAGAGCATGTTCAAGTTCTTCTAATACAAGAATCCCTGCTCCTTCTCCCATGACAAAGCCATCTCTGTTTTTATCAAACGGCCGGCTGGCTTTTGTCACATCATCATTCAGTGTCAATGCAGTATTTGCAACAAATCCTGCCATTGCCATTTGTGAGATTGGTGCTTCTGAACCCCCCGTAATCATTGCATCAGCATCTCCACGCTGAATCACTTTGAATGCATCACCGATTGAGTTTGTTCCACTTGCACATGCCGTAACTGTGCAGGAGTTCATCCCTTTTGCGCCAAGGTCAATCGAAACCTGCCCTGCAGCCATATCCGGAATCATCATTGGAACAAAAAACGGACTTACCCGCTTGTAACCTCTTTTTTGAAATGTTTCGAATTGCTTCTCAAACGTCTCCATTCCGCCAATTCCGCTTCCAATCCAAACGCCGATCCGTTCAGCATTTGAAGCAATATCCAGTGATGAATCTTTAACAGCTTCACGTGAAGCAACAATTGCATACTGGGTAAAGCGGTCCATTTTACGTGCTTCTTTTCTTTCAATATGATCTTCAATATTGAAGTCTTTTAATTCAGCTACAGCTTTTGCAGGAAAATCTTCCTGATTCAGCCTTGTCAGTTCGCCAATACCTGACTGTCCAGCCACAATATTATTCCAGGTTGTTTCTACATCGTTTCCTAATGGAGAAACCATCCCGAGACCAGTTACTACAACACGTCTTTTTGTCATCTTTGTCATCTCCTACTTCTATTAGATCAATGATTAAGTTTATTTTCCCCAGCGCATTGCAATTGCGCCCCATGTCAGTCCTCCACCGAATCCAACCATTACCAGCAGGTCACCGTCTTTAATTTTGCCTGCTTCCAGATCTTCTATTAATGAGATTGGAATGGATGCAGCTGAGGTGTTGCCATATTTATTTACAGTCATAGACATCTTTTCTATTGGTAATTCAAGTCTCTGTCTTGATGCTTCCATAATTCTGATATTTGCCTGGTGCGGGATCAGATAATTTACATCTTCTTTCGTCAGTCCTGCTTTTTCAAGCACATTGATACTCGATTCACCCATTTGACGAACCGCAAATTTGAATACTTCGCGTCCGTTCATATAGATTCCATCTTCAGCCTGATAAAGATGCTTACCGCCTGAACCATCAGACCCAAGCTCAAATGAAAGAATTCCTTTTGAATCATCAACCGGTCCCAGGACCATCGCCCCGGCACCATCTCCGAACAATACAGCTGTATTCCGGTCATCCCAGTTGGTTATTTTACTTAGCTTTTCTACACCAACTACAAGGACCTGCTGATAACCTGCATTTTCAATAAACTGCTTTGCTGTTACCATGCCATACATAAAACCGGCACATGCTGCTGAAAGATCCATTGCTGAAGCTTTTTTAGCCCCAAGCTTTTCCTGTAGAATTGTCGCGACTGAAGGAAATGGTCTGTCCGGTGTTACTGTAGCGACCAGAATCATATCCAGATCCTCTGCT contains the following coding sequences:
- the opp4C gene encoding oligopeptide ABC transporter permease, producing the protein MVNVTADSNKSQEKTINMSPWAIARRKFLRNKLAMTSSFFLLTVIIVSFLAPYITTADITKVNIMQMTLEPSSEHWLGTDKSGRDVFTRLLYGGRVSLIVGMSCTLLVVLFGTIVGSIAGFYGGFVDSALMRFTDFVLNFPFLVFVIVLGAILRGYVDGLTILIVVISILSWGGVARIVRSKILAEKENEYILAAVSIGCKPSKVIIKHLLPNVLSTIIVQSTILFATLIVAESGLSYLGFGVPATIPSWGNMLSASQESDVLANKPWIWMPPAIILTVTILSINFIGEGLKDAFNPKSNR
- the opp4B gene encoding oligopeptide ABC transporter permease; this translates as MLKYTIRRILGMIPMLLLISFVVFLLAKAMPGDSLSGEIDPNNTDPQYIEEMRERLGYNDPIPVQYFRWVGGFIEGDFGKSTRYKVPVADLVAERLPNTIFLGVTSLVITYILAFAMGIYAGRKPYTFGDNIIGGLNYLGLAIPSFIAAVFAIYFFSFNLGWIPYSGSVDPTLQPGTFDYWLSRIHHVIMPAIVLGALATASYTQFLRNDIIENSRKDFVRTARAKGTPTSKIYNVHIMRNSIIPLITFLGFDIATLISGAIITETIFTYPGIGQLFLNSVTNRDYPTLMIITMMLSALTLIGNLIADILYGVVDPRIRLD
- the opp4A gene encoding oligopeptide ABC transporter substrate-binding protein, translated to MKKKSLLLMLTLLLVLSAFLAACSSDDSSSEPADTDTETEEGTDSENAEGEEATGEPQQGGTLTYGIDSPPEGLFNWAFYGIVTDSYILELFDESLIQYDENLAPQPNIASWETEDNKTFTFTFEEGVMWHDGVELTVHDWVFALETIANPDYDGSRYANVQTIEGAPAFRDGEADSISGLNVIDDYTLEITFDEARINNLVNVWAYPMSRAQFEGIPVAEMSASEQVRTKPVGLGPFKVDSITPGEAVVMTKFEDYWKGEPNLDGINVQVIDNTTTVGALGNGDIDMMSLQPVNAAEVEELDNVEVVTYPGLSYYYIGFKLGTFNAETNEIVEDKDKYADVNLRKAMAHAIDRESWIDAFFFGYGSPVNGPVPSNHWIAADPADLPTYEYDPEKAKELLAEAGYEDTNGDGFVEDPDGEEFVAKFSHYDTGNPTFETRAQAIVQFWEAVGIKTELEMSEVNLYYEDIETDADSIETFFGGWGTGADPDPTALWGSDQIWNYPRYKNEESDKLLADALNLDIVGEDQQARKDIYVEWQKMIAEDLPMIFIAELEEITALSNRVQGVEYDVSGQNSPHEWYIAE
- a CDS encoding ABC transporter ATP-binding protein; amino-acid sequence: MTETRETAAQPPKTDKEVLLDIQNLKTYYPIKGGFLKRTIGNVKAVDDINIQIKKGETMGLVGESGCGKSTTGRTILRLLTPTSGKILFDGKDITKIKGGALRRARQDFQMVFQDPYASLNPTQSVGDIVSEPIRNYRKVSKKELKSEVIELLRRVGLPPEAYDKYAHEFSGGQRQRIGIARALALKPKLIVADEPVSALDVSVQSQVLNLLKELQDEFDLTYLFIAHDLSVVKHMSDRIGVMYLGNMVEVADNKSLYAEPLHPYTQALISAIPETDPKKRKERIVLQGDVPSPANPPSGCPFHTRCPMAKAECAEIKPTLKEVKPGHQVACILY
- a CDS encoding ABC transporter ATP-binding protein codes for the protein MVRKTAGQNETPLLEIKELQTGFKIGKNYYNAVEKVSLKVDRRKIVGIVGESGCGKSVMSLSVMQLLPQGIGKIRGGEIKFEGRNLENLSEREMNKIRGKDISMIFQEPMTALNPVFTIGYQIEEVLLNHEKIDKKEARKKSIALLKSVGIPRPESIVEEYPHQLSGGMRQRVMIAMAIACQPKLLIADEPTTALDVTVQAQILELLKDIQEVNDMAIIMITHDLGVVSEICDEVIVMYAGKIVERTDVIELFENPKHPYTQLLMHAIPKMDEEVETLATIDGLVPSIQKMPQTGCRFANRCPKAMPECTKITPLLAEDEPGHEVACILYENSKQPEGVGER
- the fabF gene encoding beta-ketoacyl-ACP synthase II — translated: MTKRRVVVTGLGMVSPLGNDVETTWNNIVAGQSGIGELTRLNQEDFPAKAVAELKDFNIEDHIERKEARKMDRFTQYAIVASREAVKDSSLDIASNAERIGVWIGSGIGGMETFEKQFETFQKRGYKRVSPFFVPMMIPDMAAGQVSIDLGAKGMNSCTVTACASGTNSIGDAFKVIQRGDADAMITGGSEAPISQMAMAGFVANTALTLNDDVTKASRPFDKNRDGFVMGEGAGILVLEELEHALARGAKIYAEITGYGSTGDAYHITAPAPGGEGGVRAMRQSLEDAGMKPEEIGYINAHGTSTPYNDKYETMAIKEVFGEHAYKLAVSSTKSMTGHLLGAAGGVEAIFTVLALKNSILPPTINLEEADPECDLDYIPNEARKQEIQAAVSNSLGFGGHNATIVFKTYQ
- a CDS encoding beta-ketoacyl-ACP synthase III encodes the protein MRAGALGVGRYLPEKVVTNLDLEKQMDTSDEWIRTRTGIEERRIAADDVDTSDMAYEAALKAIEDAGTKAEDLDMILVATVTPDRPFPSVATILQEKLGAKKASAMDLSAACAGFMYGMVTAKQFIENAGYQQVLVVGVEKLSKITNWDDRNTAVLFGDGAGAMVLGPVDDSKGILSFELGSDGSGGKHLYQAEDGIYMNGREVFKFAVRQMGESSINVLEKAGLTKEDVNYLIPHQANIRIMEASRQRLELPIEKMSMTVNKYGNTSAASIPISLIEDLEAGKIKDGDLLVMVGFGGGLTWGAIAMRWGK